In the Arachis ipaensis cultivar K30076 chromosome B10, Araip1.1, whole genome shotgun sequence genome, one interval contains:
- the LOC107622881 gene encoding CDPK-related kinase 7, with translation MGLCHGKPIETSQRGVGGRGEDPSSFIDEKGVVVSLPPPTPSSQTTKPSSKFPFFSPSPLPSFFKNSPAPGSNPSSVSSTPLRIFKRPFPPPSPAKHIRALLARRHGSVKPNEASIPEGSECEVGLDKSFGFSKQFLVHYELGEEVGRGHFGYTCSAKGKKGTFKGHEVAVKVIPKAKMTTAIAIEDVRREVKILRALTGHKNLVQFYEAYEDDDNVYIVMELCKGGELLDKILSRGGKYSEEDARVVMIQILSVVAYCHLQGVVHRDLKPENFLFASKEENSTLKAIDFGLSDYVKPDERLNDIVGSAYYVAPEVLHRSYGTEADMWSIGVIAYILLCGSRPFWARTESGIFRAVLKADPSFDEAPWPSLSADAIDFVKRLLNKDYRKRLTAAQALSHPWLANHCDDLKIPIDMIIPKQVKAYICSSSLRKSALGALAKTLTLVQLAYLREQFTQLGPNKNGTISMQNFKTGVLRCATDASKDSRVLDYVSMVSSIQYRKLDFEEFCAAAISVHQLEGMETWEHHARRAYELFEKDGNRPIMIEELASELGLSPSVPVHVVLQDWIRHSDGKLSFLGFVRLLHGASSRTFHKA, from the exons ATGGGACTCTGCCATGGAAAACCCATTGAAACCTCACAGAGAGGAGTAGGAGGAAGAGGGGAAGACCCTTCATCATTCATTGATGAGAAAGGTGTGGTTGTTTCActgccaccaccaacaccaagtTCCCAAACCACAAAACCCTCATCAAAGTTCCCATTTTTCAGCCCAAGCCCTTTGCCAAGCTTCTTCAAGAACTCACCTGCACCAGGTTCAAATCCTTCAAGTGTGAGTTCAACACCTTTGAGGATCTTCAAGAGGCCATTCCCTCCTCCTTCTCCGGCAAAGCACATAAGGGCTTTGCTTGCAAGGAGGCATGGCTCTGTGAAGCCCAATGAGGCATCAATTCCTGAAGGGAGTGAGTGTGAGGTTGGATTAGACAAGAGCTTTGGGTTCTCTAAGCAGTTTTTGGTTCACTATGAGCTTGGGGAAGAAGTGGGGCGTGGCCATTTTGGGTACACTTGCTCTGCCAAGGGTAAAAAAGGAACCTTCAAGGGCCATGAGGTTGCTGTCAAAGTCATCCCAAAAGCAAAG ATGACAACTGCAATTGCTATTGAGGATGTGAGGAGAGAAGTAAAGATATTGCGAGCTTTAACCGGGCATAAAAACCTGGTACAATTCTATGAAGCCTATGAAGATGATGACAATGTTTATATAGTTATGGA GTTATGCAAAGGAGGCGAACTGCTAGATAAGATTCTTTCCAG AGGTGGAAAGTACTCAGAAGAGGATGCCAGGGTTGTCATGATTCAGATATTGAGTGTTGTAGCCTATTGTCATCTGCAGGGTGTTGTTCACCGTGATCTCAAGCCAGAG AATTTTCTTTTTGCTTCTAAGGAAGAGAATTCCACTCTGAAGGCGATTGATTTTGGACTCTCCGACTATGTGAAGCCAG ATGAGAGGTTGAATGATATTGTTGGAAGCGCATATTATGTAGCTCCTGAAGTTTTGCATAGATCTTACGGGACAGAAGCAGATATGTGGAGCATTGGTGTAATTGCCTATATTCTTTTATGTGGAAGTCGACCGTTTTGGGCACGGACGGAATCTGGCATATTTCGAGCTGTCCTGAAGGCAGATCCAAGTTTTGATGAAGCTCCTTGGCCTTCTTTATCCGCTGATGCAATAGATTTTGTAAAGAGGCTGTTGAACAAGGATTATCGTAAAAGACTAACTGCAGCTCAGGCACTCA GTCATCCGTGGCTGGCGAATCATTGCGATGATTTGAAGATACCTATTGACATGATAATCCCCAAGCAAGTTAAAGCTTATATATGCTCATCATCTTTACGTAAATCGGCGTTAGGG GCCCTTGCAAAGACATTAACATTAGTGCAGCTAGCTTATCTCAGAGAACAATTTACTCAGTTAGGACCAAACAAAAATGGGACAATTTCTATGCAGAATTTCAAGACG GGTGTTTTAAGGTGTGCCACTGATGCCTCAAAGGATTCTCGGGTCTTAGATTACGTGAGCATG GTTAGTTCAATCCAATATCGGAAATTAGATTTCGAGGAATTTTGTGCTGCTGCTATAAGTGTGCATCAGCTAGAGGGAATGGAGACCTGGGAACACCATGCAAGGCGTGCCTATGAGCTGTTCGAAAAGGATGGAAATAGGCCAATCATGATTGAAGAGCTAGCCTCG GAACTTGGGCTTAGTCCATCAGTACCCGTCCATGTTGTACTCCAAGATTGGATAAGACACTCGGATGGGAAGCTTAGTTTCCTGGGGTTCGTCAGGCTTCTGCACGGAGCTTCTTCTCGCACATTTCACAAAGCTTGA